In Gemmatimonadaceae bacterium, one DNA window encodes the following:
- a CDS encoding TonB-dependent receptor produces the protein MRCLAGLALAAPALGAQTTVGGRVVDERGAPVVGADVRDAAGHRRVSTATGGFGGLTVGPITVRRLGYAPLDTVLAAGEAHRLALRPSASVLARLVINPGFSGTGPTVQAPTVTMTRRDLEMRPQPGEDLFRALARLPGVAASELSARLRVRGGAADELLYLFDGAELPDPFHLPDVDAALSMVDLAMVGGVDLHAGTLPLELGQRSAGAMVFPLPAFDGRASTTSASVSLTGVRVGQHLRLGPRSDADLLVRRGYLELVLNALGESKGLTPRYGDSYARIRWFGSRDRVAAHVLDGTDFLRYARSDDAQSTGRYRTSVGWITTEHERGAWRATTTVSLTHRLNDRDVRDVPGTLTQSGFRDRRDTWTGGVRADVRRALGTRHLMQAGGSWQPAQTHADLFRLRDTLAVVRNVVQRGIDTTRLLETVATQRSGAWLGLRSALPWRVTQELGARVDAASWTGEALVAPRAAWLVPMRGATTLRVGVGVTTQTPLLEERALADGDTTRYPAVRALQQAIGVSGAGDAIRWRADVYWRRTSHERPQYVNARNGAIIAPELFDDRVRLDATRGDASGIELSLRDAGRGPWTWAAGWTIARSRLDVQGRWVARPWDRRHTATLDVGRALGAWQFSGGWVYHSGDPTSSSVALQTPTRTGVLTRTIYPRPFDRRMPEYHRLDLRAVRAFERGHTSGRVFLDVLNAYDRRNVRRMVTSIARTASGQELTTTRRETGLPFLPSIGLALDWR, from the coding sequence TTGCGTTGCCTTGCTGGCCTGGCGCTCGCTGCGCCCGCCCTCGGCGCGCAGACCACGGTTGGCGGGCGGGTCGTGGATGAGCGTGGGGCCCCCGTCGTAGGTGCCGATGTGCGCGATGCCGCTGGCCACCGACGCGTGAGTACCGCCACGGGCGGCTTTGGCGGCCTGACCGTCGGACCCATCACCGTGCGCCGCCTGGGATACGCGCCGCTCGACACCGTCCTCGCCGCCGGGGAGGCGCACCGACTCGCGCTGCGGCCGTCGGCATCGGTCCTCGCGCGGCTGGTGATCAACCCCGGCTTCAGCGGGACCGGCCCGACGGTGCAGGCGCCAACGGTGACCATGACGCGCCGCGATCTCGAGATGCGCCCGCAGCCCGGCGAGGACCTCTTCCGCGCGCTGGCGCGACTGCCCGGCGTGGCCGCGAGTGAACTCAGCGCGCGCCTGCGCGTGCGCGGCGGCGCGGCCGATGAGCTGCTGTACCTGTTTGATGGCGCCGAGCTCCCCGATCCGTTTCATCTGCCGGATGTAGACGCAGCGCTCTCCATGGTGGATCTGGCAATGGTGGGCGGTGTGGATCTGCACGCCGGCACGCTGCCGCTCGAACTCGGGCAACGGAGTGCCGGGGCCATGGTGTTTCCGTTGCCGGCGTTCGATGGGCGCGCCAGTACCACCAGCGCCTCCGTCTCCCTCACGGGCGTGCGCGTCGGACAGCACCTGCGGCTCGGGCCACGCAGCGATGCTGATCTGCTCGTGCGCCGTGGGTATCTCGAGCTCGTCCTCAATGCGCTCGGGGAATCGAAGGGACTCACGCCACGCTATGGCGACAGCTACGCGCGGATCCGGTGGTTCGGGAGCCGCGACCGCGTCGCGGCGCACGTGCTTGATGGCACCGACTTTCTCCGCTACGCCCGCAGCGATGACGCCCAGAGCACCGGACGCTATCGCACCAGCGTGGGGTGGATCACGACCGAGCACGAGCGAGGCGCCTGGCGCGCCACCACGACGGTCTCCTTGACGCACCGCCTCAACGATCGCGACGTCCGCGACGTCCCGGGCACCCTCACGCAGAGTGGCTTCCGCGACCGCCGCGATACGTGGACGGGCGGCGTGCGTGCGGACGTGCGCCGCGCCCTCGGCACGCGCCACCTGATGCAGGCGGGCGGTTCGTGGCAACCGGCACAGACGCACGCCGACCTCTTTCGGCTGCGCGATACGCTGGCCGTGGTACGCAACGTGGTGCAGCGGGGGATCGATACCACGCGCCTGCTCGAGACGGTCGCGACCCAGCGCAGCGGCGCCTGGCTCGGACTCCGCAGTGCGCTCCCCTGGCGTGTCACGCAGGAGCTGGGGGCGCGGGTCGATGCCGCCAGCTGGACGGGCGAGGCGCTGGTCGCGCCGCGCGCGGCGTGGCTCGTGCCGATGCGCGGCGCGACCACGTTGCGCGTCGGGGTGGGCGTGACCACGCAAACGCCGCTGCTGGAAGAACGGGCACTCGCGGACGGGGACACCACGCGGTATCCGGCGGTGCGCGCCCTGCAACAGGCCATTGGCGTGAGTGGTGCCGGGGATGCGATCCGCTGGCGCGCCGACGTCTATTGGCGTCGGACCTCGCACGAGCGCCCCCAGTATGTGAATGCGCGCAACGGCGCGATCATCGCCCCGGAGTTGTTCGATGATCGCGTGCGGCTGGACGCCACGCGGGGTGATGCCAGCGGCATCGAGCTGTCGCTGCGCGATGCCGGCCGCGGCCCCTGGACCTGGGCCGCCGGGTGGACGATCGCGCGCTCGCGGCTCGACGTACAGGGCCGGTGGGTGGCGCGCCCCTGGGACCGTCGGCACACGGCCACGCTCGATGTGGGCCGCGCGCTCGGCGCCTGGCAGTTCTCGGGCGGCTGGGTGTATCACTCCGGCGATCCGACCTCGAGCAGCGTGGCGTTGCAGACGCCCACGCGCACCGGCGTGCTGACGCGTACGATCTATCCCCGACCGTTCGACCGGCGCATGCCCGAGTACCATCGCCTCGACCTGCGGGCCGTGCGAGCCTTCGAGCGCGGCCACACCAGTGGCCGGGTCTTTCTCGATGTGCTCAATGCCTACGACCGCCGCAATGTGCGACGCATGGTCACCTCCATCGCGCGCACGGCGTCCGGTCAGGAACTCACGACGACGCGGCGCGAGACAGGGCTCCCCTTCCTGCCGTCGATCGGGCTGGCCCTCGACTGGCGTTGA
- a CDS encoding pyrroloquinoline quinone-dependent dehydrogenase, whose translation MLTRRLVPALALAVALAPSLAAAQTVNWPVYHGNDDHTHYSTLAQITPANVKRLKVAWTFDTKDAFAGSEMQANPIVIDGVLYATTPKLQVFALDAATGKQLWRFDPQNGAAPTSRIRHRGVVVVNDRVLFNYRNRLYALDRKTGRPIPTFGDSGWVDLRQGLGRPVEGLSVSASTPGVVFENLLIMGSTVPEQLPSAPGDIRAFDITSGKLVWSFHTIPHPGEPGYETWPADAWKIAGGANAWSGVTLDAKRAMVFAATGSASYDFYGANRVGDNLYANSVLALDARTGKRVWHHQVLKHDLWDRDLPAAPVLVTVQRDGKPLDAVAQITKTGHTYLFNRETGESLFPLKEMAMPGTALDGDKPSATQTFPVSPPPFARQQLTKADLTRRTPAAYKAALRTFTEYNTPHPYTAPNTKGIIIYPGVDGGGEWGGPAFDPQTGLLYVNSNEMAWLLKLVPRSDASLYSANCAGCHGDNRKGTAIGPTLLGVETRRTREQITQMIKEGTGRMPAFGAAMDGGAINDLVNFLVTGKDATKEKAATQEKSPFSLPYRTAYFDIFLDHEGYPAIKPPWGTLNAIDLNKGTIAWSRPFGEYPKLAAKGIRNTGTDSYGGAIVTENGLLFIAATTYDNKIRAFDKKTGTILWEAKLPFAGNATPSTYMVNGKQYLVIACGGGKNGAPSGGTYVAFALP comes from the coding sequence ATGCTGACTCGCCGACTCGTCCCCGCGCTCGCGCTCGCCGTTGCGCTCGCACCGTCACTTGCTGCCGCCCAGACCGTCAACTGGCCGGTCTACCACGGCAACGACGATCACACCCACTACAGCACGCTGGCGCAGATCACGCCGGCCAACGTCAAGCGCCTCAAGGTCGCGTGGACGTTCGACACGAAGGACGCGTTCGCCGGCTCGGAGATGCAGGCGAACCCGATCGTGATCGATGGCGTGCTGTACGCCACGACGCCCAAGCTGCAGGTGTTCGCGCTCGACGCGGCCACGGGCAAGCAGCTGTGGCGCTTTGATCCGCAGAATGGCGCGGCGCCCACAAGCCGCATTCGCCATCGCGGCGTCGTGGTGGTGAACGACCGCGTGCTCTTCAACTACCGCAACCGGCTCTACGCGCTGGATCGCAAGACGGGGCGGCCGATTCCCACGTTCGGCGATTCGGGATGGGTGGACCTGCGACAGGGACTCGGTCGCCCGGTCGAGGGATTGAGCGTGAGCGCAAGCACGCCCGGTGTGGTGTTCGAGAATCTGCTCATCATGGGCAGCACGGTGCCCGAGCAGCTCCCCAGCGCCCCGGGCGACATTCGCGCGTTCGATATCACCAGCGGCAAGCTGGTGTGGAGCTTCCACACGATTCCGCATCCGGGTGAGCCGGGCTACGAGACGTGGCCGGCCGATGCGTGGAAGATCGCTGGCGGGGCGAACGCGTGGAGTGGCGTCACGCTCGATGCTAAGCGCGCGATGGTCTTCGCCGCCACCGGCTCGGCGAGCTACGACTTCTACGGCGCCAATCGTGTCGGCGACAACCTGTACGCCAACAGCGTCCTGGCGCTTGATGCGCGCACCGGCAAGCGCGTCTGGCACCATCAGGTCCTCAAGCACGACCTGTGGGATCGCGACCTGCCGGCGGCACCGGTGCTGGTGACGGTGCAGCGCGATGGCAAGCCGCTCGACGCGGTCGCGCAGATCACCAAGACCGGACACACGTATCTGTTCAATCGGGAGACCGGCGAGTCGCTCTTTCCGCTCAAGGAGATGGCGATGCCGGGCACCGCGCTCGACGGCGACAAGCCGAGCGCGACGCAGACGTTTCCGGTGAGCCCGCCGCCGTTCGCGCGGCAGCAGCTCACCAAGGCCGACCTCACGCGCCGCACGCCGGCCGCGTACAAGGCGGCGCTCAGGACGTTCACCGAGTACAACACGCCGCATCCGTATACCGCGCCGAACACCAAGGGGATCATCATCTACCCCGGCGTGGACGGCGGGGGCGAATGGGGCGGGCCGGCGTTCGACCCGCAGACGGGGCTGCTGTACGTGAACTCGAATGAGATGGCGTGGCTGCTCAAGCTCGTGCCGCGCAGTGATGCCAGTCTCTACAGCGCGAACTGCGCCGGCTGCCACGGTGACAACCGCAAGGGCACGGCGATCGGCCCCACGCTGCTGGGCGTAGAGACGCGCCGCACGCGCGAACAGATCACGCAGATGATCAAGGAAGGGACGGGGCGCATGCCGGCCTTCGGCGCGGCGATGGACGGCGGCGCGATCAACGATCTCGTGAACTTTCTGGTGACGGGCAAGGACGCCACCAAGGAGAAGGCCGCGACGCAGGAAAAGAGCCCCTTCTCCCTTCCGTATCGCACCGCGTACTTCGACATCTTCCTCGATCACGAAGGGTATCCGGCCATCAAGCCGCCCTGGGGAACGCTCAACGCCATCGACCTCAACAAGGGCACCATCGCTTGGTCACGCCCGTTCGGTGAGTATCCCAAGCTCGCCGCCAAGGGCATCCGCAACACCGGCACTGACAGCTACGGTGGTGCGATCGTGACCGAGAACGGATTGCTGTTCATCGCCGCCACCACGTATGACAACAAGATCCGCGCCTTCGACAAGAAGACCGGCACGATCCTGTGGGAAGCCAAGCTCCCGTTCGCGGGGAACGCGACGCCGAGCACGTACATGGTGAACGGCAAGCAGTATCTCGTGATTGCGTGCGGCGGTGGCAAGAATGGCGCACCGAGCGGCGGTACCTACGTCGCGTTTGCCCTTCCCTGA
- a CDS encoding Na+/H+ antiporter: protein MSAAATTSSPILVGIAFATLVVALTAFGRRLPVPPPVLQVVAGLALGAIPSVTVPTLEPEVVFFVFLPPVLWAAAFFTSWREFKANRRPIGLLAIGLVVATTLGIAFAARALYPGMPWAVAIALGAIVSPPDAVAATAVVSRLPVPRRVIVILEGESLVNDASALILYRSAVAAAVTGLFSLGESLVRFVLDAGVGILIGFAVGWVIIWTLKRTKDEMAETLLTLAGPYAAWVIGEELHVSAVLACVAGGLYTRQHFSTAVGPRSRIQSRAVWDLVVFALNAMIFVLLGLQFAVLLRETAAATLPALLLPGLVLSAVAVVIRLAWVPVATWLPRWLSAEVRRKDPAPNWKAVFLVSWTSMRGIVSFATALALPLTTAAGTPFPFREELLYATMAVILFTLVVQGCTLAPIIQRFAFEPETHHRREARFARLEALRRAAEALEDAANEPWANPEDVAWLRSEVRERLRQHEAGGGHSRSKLRAHMRAAERRLLVRLRNEGAISDEVLRDLEQELDLEALQLEGAH from the coding sequence ATGAGCGCCGCGGCAACCACCAGCTCCCCGATTCTCGTCGGCATCGCGTTCGCGACCCTCGTGGTCGCGCTGACCGCGTTCGGCCGCCGGCTCCCGGTGCCACCGCCCGTCCTGCAGGTGGTGGCGGGGCTCGCGCTCGGCGCCATTCCGTCGGTGACGGTGCCGACGCTCGAGCCCGAGGTCGTCTTCTTTGTCTTTCTGCCGCCGGTGTTGTGGGCGGCCGCGTTCTTCACGAGTTGGCGCGAGTTCAAGGCGAATCGGCGCCCGATCGGCCTGCTCGCGATCGGGCTCGTGGTGGCCACGACGCTGGGCATCGCCTTTGCGGCCCGGGCGCTCTATCCCGGCATGCCGTGGGCGGTGGCCATCGCGCTCGGCGCCATCGTCTCGCCGCCCGACGCCGTCGCGGCTACCGCGGTCGTGTCCCGCCTGCCGGTCCCGCGCCGGGTAATTGTCATTCTCGAAGGCGAAAGCCTCGTGAACGACGCCTCGGCGCTCATTCTCTATCGCTCGGCGGTGGCCGCGGCCGTGACCGGGCTGTTCAGTCTCGGCGAGTCGCTGGTGCGCTTTGTCCTCGATGCCGGCGTCGGCATCCTGATCGGCTTCGCGGTGGGGTGGGTCATCATCTGGACGCTCAAGCGCACCAAGGACGAGATGGCCGAGACGCTGCTGACGCTCGCCGGCCCCTATGCGGCGTGGGTGATCGGTGAAGAACTGCACGTCTCCGCGGTGCTCGCCTGTGTCGCCGGTGGTCTCTACACGCGCCAGCATTTCTCGACGGCCGTGGGGCCGCGCTCGCGGATTCAGTCGCGTGCGGTGTGGGATCTCGTGGTGTTCGCGCTAAACGCGATGATCTTCGTGCTGCTGGGGCTGCAGTTCGCCGTCCTGCTGCGCGAGACCGCGGCGGCGACGTTGCCCGCATTGCTGCTCCCCGGGCTCGTGCTGAGCGCGGTAGCGGTCGTCATTCGACTCGCGTGGGTTCCCGTGGCCACGTGGCTGCCGCGCTGGCTGAGCGCTGAGGTCCGTCGCAAGGATCCGGCACCCAACTGGAAGGCCGTGTTCCTCGTGAGCTGGACCAGCATGCGCGGCATCGTGAGCTTTGCTACGGCGCTCGCGCTGCCGCTCACGACGGCGGCCGGCACGCCCTTCCCGTTCCGCGAGGAACTGCTGTACGCCACGATGGCCGTGATTCTCTTCACACTCGTGGTGCAGGGGTGCACGCTGGCGCCGATCATCCAGCGCTTCGCCTTCGAGCCGGAGACGCATCACCGCCGCGAGGCCCGCTTCGCCCGCCTGGAAGCGCTCCGCCGCGCCGCCGAAGCGCTGGAAGATGCGGCGAACGAGCCATGGGCCAATCCCGAAGATGTCGCGTGGCTGCGCTCCGAGGTCCGCGAGCGCCTGCGTCAGCACGAAGCGGGCGGCGGCCACTCACGCAGCAAGCTCCGCGCGCACATGCGCGCCGCCGAACGGCGCCTGCTGGTGCGGCTGCGCAATGAGGGCGCCATTTCGGACGAGGTATTGCGCGACCTGGAGCAGGAGCTCGATCTCGAAGCGTTGCAGCTGGAAGGGGCGCACTGA